GTCCTCAAGATTGAGATTGACCGTCGCGCACAAGATCACATTGGCGCCGATCTTGCGGCAAATACCGTTGTTGCCGTACACCGCGCCGCCGACAAAATCGATCAGCTGCCGGGCTGTTTGCACATCGAGATATTTATAATTGATGAGCACCATATAGCCGGCGCGCAAAGCGGAAACAATATCGCGGGCGTCGGCGCCGGCATTGCGCGGCTCGGCCAGCCAGACATTGGCGGCCAGAGAACGCACGGGCTGCGGCTTCCACACGCGCGGCTCGGATTTGACCGGCGTCTGCGTGACGCGCGCGGTCGCGGCTTTCAGAGGCGCGGCGGCTTCCGACGGC
This region of Candidatus Margulisiibacteriota bacterium genomic DNA includes:
- a CDS encoding cell division protein SepF, translated to MRSTLTKVAEFLGFGDKPSEAAAPLKAATARVTQTPVKSEPRVWKPQPVRSLAANVWLAEPRNAGADARDIVSALRAGYMVLINYKYLDVQTARQLIDFVGGAVYGNNGICRKIGANVILCATVNLNLEDGSQSAEDLLNAAPETPAEQPAPEAGQYLAATGTYTAQPYAAQPAYQNAPEYAAAAY